Proteins encoded in a region of the Devosia sp. RR2S18 genome:
- a CDS encoding transketolase — MPPANPDLRNDIIAAIKDRALWIRRRSFQMVYDAQLGHPGGDFSASDILATLYFGVMRYDPKAPQDPARDRFVMSKGHCTGAFYSALAAAGYFPEEELKTYMEPLSKLNGHPNRNYLPGVETNTGPLGHGLPVAVGIAAAGQMDGASFRTFVLTGDGELQEGSNWEAALTAGHRKLENLTVVVDRNRLQQGARTEETATLDPLDDKWKAFGWRVEVVDGHDPGALLEVLSASPKGRGKPLCVVANTFKGKGVSFMHDNVAWHHGVPNKEQYEQAMAELV; from the coding sequence TTGCCCCCCGCTAACCCAGACCTCCGCAATGACATCATTGCAGCCATCAAAGACCGCGCCCTTTGGATACGCCGTCGCAGCTTCCAGATGGTCTATGATGCCCAACTGGGACACCCCGGCGGCGACTTCAGCGCCAGCGACATCCTAGCGACGCTGTACTTCGGTGTGATGCGTTACGACCCAAAGGCGCCGCAGGATCCGGCTCGAGATCGGTTCGTCATGAGCAAGGGGCATTGCACCGGAGCCTTCTATTCCGCTCTCGCGGCTGCGGGCTACTTCCCCGAAGAAGAACTCAAAACCTACATGGAGCCGCTCTCCAAGCTCAACGGCCATCCCAACCGCAACTACTTACCCGGCGTAGAAACAAATACTGGCCCCCTCGGTCACGGCCTCCCGGTTGCGGTCGGCATTGCAGCTGCGGGGCAGATGGACGGCGCAAGTTTTCGGACCTTTGTGCTTACTGGTGACGGCGAACTACAGGAAGGCAGCAACTGGGAAGCAGCGCTCACTGCGGGACACCGTAAGCTGGAAAATCTCACCGTCGTTGTTGATCGCAATCGACTGCAGCAAGGTGCCCGCACCGAGGAGACGGCCACGCTGGACCCTCTGGACGACAAGTGGAAAGCGTTCGGCTGGCGTGTGGAAGTGGTGGATGGTCATGACCCTGGTGCACTGCTCGAAGTGCTGTCTGCTTCTCCCAAGGGACGTGGAAAGCCTCTCTGCGTAGTCGCAAACACTTTCAAAGGTAAGGGCGTCAGTTTCATGCACGACAACGTTGCCTGGCACCATGGAGTGCCCAACAAGGAACAATACGAGCAAGCCATGGCGGAACTGGTCTAA
- a CDS encoding FGGY family carbohydrate kinase codes for MTASGFVLAVDQGTTNTKALLVNANGEIVDQASVPNMVSYPQSGWAEQSATALMEGVLKAIEDVLSKSGSRQEVAAVAISNQRESIVVWDAETGVPVGPCITWQCRRSAPKCEALHAAGFSHMVEQKTGLTLDPLFPAAKIAWLLDNVEGARARAENGKLRAGTVDTWLLWNLTGGTVHCTDHSNASRTQLFDTAALRWDEELSRLFSVPLSMMPEVRPSNSLFGCVAAGVSALPAGTPIHAMIGDSHAALYGHGVRTTGAVKATYGTGSSLMALTGARVLSSRGISSTIAWSTADGPVYALEGNISVSGQSAAFMAELLGLKDAAQLSDLASSVPDSNGVVFVPALVGLGAPHWRADARGTLTGLSLGTKPAHLARAAIEAIAFQVTDVFAAMEHDSGASLSDLRADGGASRNSVLMQFQADMIGRPVATSAAAEVSALGAAALAFSGFGQFLEAVPFASRFAPQMSDTARAANLLRWQHAIAQTLTGSAKHPTTGGF; via the coding sequence ATGACAGCGTCGGGATTCGTTCTGGCAGTGGACCAGGGCACAACGAACACGAAGGCGCTCCTCGTAAACGCCAACGGGGAGATCGTCGATCAAGCCTCTGTGCCGAATATGGTCAGTTATCCGCAATCCGGTTGGGCCGAACAGTCCGCAACAGCTCTTATGGAGGGCGTGCTCAAGGCAATAGAGGACGTGCTGAGCAAGTCTGGCTCCCGCCAAGAGGTCGCCGCCGTCGCCATTTCCAATCAGCGGGAGTCGATTGTTGTGTGGGACGCGGAGACCGGAGTGCCGGTGGGCCCTTGTATCACTTGGCAGTGCCGTCGTTCGGCGCCCAAATGCGAAGCCCTGCACGCTGCGGGTTTTTCGCACATGGTCGAGCAGAAGACGGGGCTCACCCTCGATCCACTTTTTCCGGCTGCTAAGATTGCGTGGCTCCTCGACAATGTAGAAGGGGCACGGGCACGAGCAGAGAACGGGAAACTCCGGGCGGGAACCGTTGACACCTGGCTGCTTTGGAATCTCACTGGGGGTACTGTGCACTGCACGGATCATTCCAATGCATCACGGACACAGCTCTTCGACACCGCTGCTCTGCGGTGGGATGAAGAACTCAGCCGCTTATTCTCAGTGCCACTGAGCATGATGCCCGAAGTGCGTCCATCCAACTCACTCTTCGGTTGTGTGGCAGCCGGCGTAAGCGCTCTGCCCGCCGGGACACCAATTCATGCCATGATTGGAGACTCCCATGCAGCGCTCTACGGCCACGGTGTGCGGACTACAGGGGCAGTGAAGGCGACATATGGCACTGGCAGCTCCTTGATGGCGCTCACGGGAGCGCGAGTGCTCTCCAGCCGAGGGATATCCAGCACCATCGCGTGGAGCACTGCCGACGGACCAGTCTACGCACTGGAAGGTAATATCTCCGTTTCTGGGCAGTCCGCTGCTTTTATGGCTGAGCTACTGGGCCTCAAGGACGCTGCACAGCTTTCGGACCTCGCCTCGAGCGTCCCGGACAGCAATGGCGTAGTCTTCGTGCCAGCCTTGGTTGGATTGGGCGCACCGCACTGGCGAGCTGATGCCAGGGGGACGTTAACCGGTCTCTCTCTGGGCACAAAGCCAGCCCACCTCGCCCGCGCAGCCATTGAAGCGATCGCCTTTCAGGTCACTGATGTGTTTGCTGCCATGGAGCACGACTCCGGCGCTTCTCTGTCCGATCTGCGGGCGGACGGAGGAGCCTCCCGGAACAGCGTCCTCATGCAGTTTCAAGCCGACATGATCGGCCGCCCCGTGGCGACGTCCGCTGCAGCAGAAGTCAGCGCCCTAGGGGCCGCCGCGCTGGCTTTCTCAGGCTTTGGACAGTTTTTAGAAGCTGTGCCGTTCGCCAGCCGTTTCGCGCCGCAGATGTCGGATACAGCCCGCGCGGCTAACCTTTTGCGCTGGCAACATGCCATCGCCCAAACGCTCACCGGGTCAGCAAAGCACCCGACAACAGGAGGATTCTAA
- a CDS encoding sugar phosphate isomerase/epimerase family protein: MAQRFGAGIWHFATYLDRYATDGYGVPRNIIEAIDLAGRVEDLSVVDLNWPYFGGEYSDAQIKEALERNKLGVIGITPEIYTRDFVKGAFTNPDAGIRRKAHELITSACDVVRFHKADYVKLWPGQDGWDYPFQVDYSTQWQRSLDGVGQLASENPDLKFVIEYKPREPRVRMSFGSVARTILGIEKIGLPNVGILLDFGHAIMGGESAADSAQLALDHGRLFGMDVNDNYRSWDDDLVAGSLHPIELFEFFYVLKKNKWEGVWQLDQFPFREDSVATATHAIDFLKAAAKGLDALDVDALQEAQSRHDAISALKIAQKALFGAMGE; encoded by the coding sequence ATGGCTCAACGTTTCGGCGCTGGCATCTGGCACTTTGCCACCTACCTTGACCGCTATGCCACCGACGGCTACGGCGTTCCGCGCAACATTATCGAAGCCATCGATCTCGCCGGCCGCGTCGAGGATCTTTCCGTGGTCGACCTCAACTGGCCATATTTCGGGGGTGAGTACAGCGACGCGCAGATCAAGGAGGCGCTCGAGCGCAACAAGCTCGGCGTCATCGGCATCACGCCCGAAATCTACACCCGCGACTTCGTCAAGGGTGCCTTCACAAATCCAGATGCTGGCATTCGCCGCAAGGCCCACGAGCTGATCACTTCCGCTTGCGACGTCGTCCGCTTCCATAAGGCCGATTATGTAAAGCTGTGGCCTGGCCAGGACGGTTGGGACTACCCCTTCCAAGTCGATTATTCAACCCAGTGGCAGCGCTCGCTTGACGGCGTCGGTCAGCTCGCCTCCGAGAACCCGGACCTCAAGTTCGTCATCGAGTACAAGCCGCGCGAACCTCGCGTCCGCATGAGCTTCGGGTCGGTCGCCCGTACCATCCTGGGTATCGAAAAGATCGGCTTGCCGAACGTCGGCATACTGCTCGACTTCGGTCACGCCATCATGGGCGGTGAGTCCGCCGCCGATTCAGCCCAACTCGCGCTTGATCACGGCCGCCTTTTTGGCATGGACGTCAACGACAACTATCGCTCCTGGGACGACGACCTTGTTGCCGGCAGTTTGCATCCCATCGAGCTCTTTGAATTTTTCTATGTGCTCAAGAAGAACAAGTGGGAAGGTGTATGGCAGCTCGATCAGTTCCCCTTCCGCGAGGATAGCGTCGCCACGGCCACGCACGCCATCGATTTCCTCAAGGCTGCTGCCAAAGGCCTTGACGCTCTGGACGTAGACGCCCTCCAAGAAGCCCAAAGCCGGCACGACGCGATTAGCGCCCTCAAAATCGCTCAAAAAGCGCTGTTCGGCGCGATGGGAGAATAA
- a CDS encoding carbohydrate ABC transporter permease, with product MKQRAPLIGGIAAIAATFVVFVIPFLFIVLMAFKDRPQSALRDFSWPTGFHLWDNVVEVIQTRNWMMITAFINSTIITVVSVTLLVILAAMVGFILARRKTRWNPLIEFLILAGLMVPPAVVPTIWVLQGLKLFGTLHGMILIEVAYNLPFSIILYRAFIATIPKDMDEAAVIDGARPLDVFFRIILPMLWPVTVTNIVVQSVGIFNDFTNPLYYLPGNANATVQLTLFNFQSQFSTAYNLLFTNILLITIPPLIVFLFFNRQIVAGMTAGAVKG from the coding sequence ATGAAGCAGCGGGCTCCCCTCATCGGCGGCATCGCCGCGATCGCCGCGACCTTCGTGGTTTTCGTGATCCCGTTCCTGTTCATCGTGCTGATGGCATTCAAGGACCGCCCACAATCGGCGCTGCGCGACTTTTCCTGGCCCACCGGCTTCCATCTCTGGGACAATGTCGTCGAGGTGATCCAGACGCGCAACTGGATGATGATTACCGCCTTCATCAATTCCACCATCATCACCGTAGTTAGCGTCACCCTCCTCGTGATCCTGGCCGCCATGGTTGGCTTCATCCTGGCGCGGCGCAAGACGCGCTGGAACCCGCTGATCGAGTTCCTGATCCTGGCTGGCCTCATGGTGCCTCCAGCGGTGGTACCGACCATCTGGGTGCTGCAGGGGCTCAAGCTGTTCGGCACGCTGCACGGCATGATCCTGATCGAAGTAGCCTACAATCTGCCCTTTTCGATCATCTTGTACCGCGCCTTTATCGCCACCATACCCAAGGACATGGACGAGGCGGCGGTCATTGACGGTGCTCGGCCTCTCGACGTGTTTTTCCGCATCATCCTGCCCATGCTCTGGCCGGTGACGGTGACCAATATCGTGGTGCAATCGGTGGGCATCTTCAACGATTTCACCAACCCCCTCTATTACCTGCCGGGCAATGCCAATGCGACGGTGCAGCTGACGCTGTTCAACTTCCAGAGCCAGTTCAGCACCGCTTACAACCTCCTGTTCACCAATATCCTGCTGATCACCATCCCGCCGCTCATCGTCTTCCTGTTCTTCAACCGGCAGATCGTGGCGGGCATGACCGCGGGCGCCGTCAAGGGATAA
- a CDS encoding carbohydrate ABC transporter permease translates to MANVSGAQDRAGRARKRSAYPGWFYLPAAIIYAALFLAPTFASLYFSLTRWTLFDSVFIGFDNFAQFFREPFLVQGLLNTLTYALISSGLKVVLGMALAIMLTSQIVARGYLRSVIFFPVLVSTVGVGITFTVLMHPTQGMINETLAMLGIAGPGWLVDPKLALISVALVDVWKGVGLATVIYIAGVVAIPKDYYEAARIDGATKWQNFLYVTLPLMRPATATVITLSFIGGLRTFDLIWAMTKGGPGFASDTIASVIYKQYQAGFYGLSTAGNVVLFILIAVLVVPLTMLLNRKQGHE, encoded by the coding sequence ATGGCAAACGTCAGCGGCGCACAGGACCGGGCCGGAAGGGCGCGCAAGCGCTCGGCTTATCCGGGCTGGTTCTATCTGCCCGCCGCCATCATCTATGCTGCGCTGTTCCTCGCTCCCACCTTTGCCTCGCTGTACTTCAGTCTGACGCGCTGGACGCTGTTCGACAGTGTGTTCATCGGCTTTGACAATTTCGCGCAGTTCTTTCGCGAGCCGTTCCTGGTGCAGGGCCTTCTCAACACGCTGACTTATGCGCTGATCTCGTCCGGGCTCAAGGTCGTTCTCGGCATGGCACTGGCGATCATGCTGACTAGCCAGATCGTGGCGCGCGGCTATCTGCGCTCGGTGATCTTTTTCCCGGTGCTGGTCTCGACCGTCGGTGTCGGCATCACCTTCACCGTGCTGATGCACCCCACCCAGGGCATGATCAACGAAACGCTGGCGATGCTGGGGATTGCCGGGCCCGGATGGCTGGTCGATCCGAAACTGGCGCTGATCTCGGTCGCGCTGGTGGACGTCTGGAAGGGTGTCGGTCTTGCCACTGTGATCTATATCGCCGGTGTCGTGGCCATCCCAAAGGACTACTACGAGGCTGCGCGCATCGATGGCGCGACCAAGTGGCAGAACTTCCTCTACGTCACGCTGCCGCTGATGCGGCCGGCGACGGCGACGGTGATCACCCTCTCCTTTATCGGCGGACTGCGCACCTTCGACCTCATCTGGGCCATGACCAAGGGCGGCCCCGGCTTTGCCTCCGACACGATCGCATCGGTGATCTACAAGCAGTACCAGGCCGGCTTTTACGGGCTCTCGACGGCGGGCAATGTGGTGCTCTTCATCCTCATCGCCGTCCTGGTCGTGCCGCTGACCATGTTGCTCAACCGCAAGCAGGGACACGAATGA
- a CDS encoding nucleoside hydrolase: MTTLPREKRARLILNTDAKNEADDQFTIVHALLTPTFDFHGIIAAHFGDHRSKTSMEDSRKEIDHLLHLMDLSGRIPVANGAATALPDEQTPVPSPGAQMIIDEAMKNDDRPLYVAFLGPLTDMASAILMEPRLNQRNVICVWIGGGTWPSGGREFNLMNDIGAANVVMRSKVQVWQIPSTVYRMMAVSYAELQERCEDKGQIGKYLVDQLIEWNLRVHNGPIEHRSLGDTPALSVILNPMGGICDWRPAPEFSPHMHYVHTGQHRPIKVYESIDVRYILEDFYAKLARFHRGVQALAKFG, from the coding sequence ATGACAACGCTTCCTCGTGAAAAGCGGGCGCGCCTCATTCTCAACACCGACGCCAAGAACGAGGCGGACGATCAGTTTACTATCGTTCATGCCCTTCTGACACCCACCTTCGACTTTCACGGCATCATTGCCGCGCATTTCGGTGACCACCGTTCCAAAACCTCGATGGAGGACAGCCGAAAGGAGATCGACCACTTGCTCCACTTGATGGACCTGTCTGGACGTATTCCGGTGGCAAACGGCGCCGCAACCGCACTGCCCGACGAGCAAACACCGGTTCCCTCGCCCGGCGCACAGATGATCATCGACGAAGCGATGAAGAACGACGATCGCCCGCTCTATGTGGCCTTCCTTGGCCCTTTAACCGACATGGCCTCGGCCATCCTTATGGAGCCCAGGTTGAACCAGCGCAATGTCATTTGCGTCTGGATTGGTGGTGGCACCTGGCCTTCAGGCGGCCGCGAGTTCAATCTCATGAATGATATTGGGGCGGCCAATGTCGTCATGCGCTCCAAGGTGCAAGTCTGGCAAATTCCATCGACAGTCTATCGTATGATGGCGGTCAGCTATGCCGAGCTACAGGAACGCTGCGAGGACAAGGGACAGATCGGCAAATACCTCGTCGACCAACTCATCGAATGGAACCTACGCGTTCACAACGGGCCCATCGAGCACCGCTCGCTGGGCGATACGCCAGCGCTGTCGGTTATTCTCAATCCGATGGGCGGGATCTGCGATTGGCGCCCTGCTCCTGAGTTCAGCCCGCACATGCACTATGTTCATACTGGCCAACACAGGCCGATCAAGGTCTACGAGTCCATCGACGTCCGCTACATCCTTGAGGATTTTTACGCCAAACTGGCCCGCTTTCACCGCGGTGTGCAGGCTCTCGCTAAATTCGGGTAG
- a CDS encoding ABC transporter substrate-binding protein: protein MTKTKTSALMGASVLGMLLTASAVQAQQSGNLSILTDNGPQSVAIMEAWAEAYKAKNPDVTIDIEVRPGGGDGDNIVKTRLATGAMADVFSYNSGSLFQAINPTQNLMPLTDEPFQDNVQESFKTVVSAGGEVYGAPFAPAMGGGILYNKPIYEELGLEIPTTWDEFMANNEAIKEAGHVAVIQTYGDTWTSQLFVLSDFFNVLAEEPDFAEKFTANEAKFATSPAAMRGFERLQAVAEAGYFNADAGAATYADGVRMVAMGEGAHYPMLTFAIGAIAETAPDYLDDVGFFAQPGDNAESNGLTTWLPDSVYIPQNAANPELAKDFVAFLASPEGCEVRNEAVGATGPYMVAGCELPADVPPAVSDMLPYFEEGGQNAPALEFLSPIKGPALEQILVEVGTGSRDAASAAALYDEDVRKQAQQLGIAAW from the coding sequence ATGACCAAGACAAAGACTTCTGCCCTGATGGGCGCCAGCGTGCTGGGCATGCTGCTGACGGCGAGCGCCGTTCAGGCCCAGCAATCGGGCAATCTGTCGATCCTGACCGACAACGGTCCACAATCCGTTGCGATCATGGAAGCCTGGGCCGAGGCCTACAAGGCCAAGAACCCGGACGTCACCATCGACATCGAAGTGCGTCCCGGCGGCGGCGATGGCGACAACATCGTCAAAACGCGCCTGGCCACTGGCGCCATGGCCGACGTTTTCTCCTATAATTCCGGCTCGCTGTTCCAGGCGATCAACCCGACGCAGAACCTGATGCCCCTGACCGATGAACCTTTCCAAGACAACGTCCAGGAGAGCTTCAAGACCGTGGTGTCTGCTGGCGGCGAAGTTTACGGTGCTCCGTTCGCACCGGCCATGGGCGGCGGCATCCTCTACAACAAGCCTATCTATGAGGAGCTTGGTCTCGAAATCCCGACCACCTGGGACGAGTTCATGGCCAACAACGAAGCCATCAAGGAAGCTGGTCATGTCGCGGTAATCCAGACCTACGGCGACACCTGGACCAGCCAGCTCTTCGTGCTTTCCGATTTCTTCAACGTGCTGGCAGAAGAGCCTGACTTCGCCGAGAAGTTCACGGCCAACGAAGCCAAGTTCGCCACCAGTCCGGCAGCGATGCGTGGCTTTGAGCGACTGCAGGCAGTTGCTGAAGCCGGTTACTTCAATGCCGATGCGGGGGCCGCTACCTATGCTGACGGTGTGCGTATGGTTGCCATGGGCGAAGGCGCCCACTATCCCATGCTGACCTTTGCAATCGGGGCCATTGCGGAAACCGCACCAGATTATCTCGACGACGTCGGTTTCTTTGCGCAGCCCGGTGACAACGCCGAGAGCAACGGCCTGACCACCTGGCTCCCGGACTCTGTCTACATTCCCCAGAACGCGGCAAACCCGGAATTGGCAAAGGACTTCGTTGCGTTCCTGGCCAGCCCTGAAGGCTGTGAAGTGCGCAACGAGGCGGTTGGTGCCACCGGCCCCTATATGGTGGCAGGTTGTGAACTTCCGGCCGATGTGCCGCCCGCCGTTTCCGACATGCTGCCCTACTTCGAGGAAGGCGGCCAGAACGCGCCGGCCCTTGAGTTCCTCTCGCCCATCAAGGGTCCTGCACTCGAGCAGATCCTGGTGGAAGTGGGCACCGGCAGCCGTGACGCGGCAAGCGCTGCTGCTCTCTACGACGAAGACGTGCGCAAGCAGGCACAGCAGCTCGGCATTGCTGCCTGGTAA
- a CDS encoding ABC transporter ATP-binding protein yields the protein MAGLELKSLRKNYGKVEVIKGVDLHIDHGEFVVFVGPSGCGKSTLLRMIAGLEDISAGELVIGDRVVNDVEPRDRGIAMVFQSYALYPHMTVYDNVGFGLKLARTPKDVRDQKIRDAARVLQMEHLLDRKPSQLSGGQRQRVAIGRAIVRQPEVFLFDEPLSNLDAALRVDMRMELARLHQDLGSTMIYVTHDQVEAMTLADKIVVLDAGVVQQVGSPIELYQHPANLFVAGFIGSPKMNLLPATVDAAEGTTVRVSSKDLAASTIAARGEGLKPGDNVKLGVRPHALRLAESGSVVGQVALVERLGNETNVSVTLPSGTTIMAVLDGDRVLRPGQSIVLGFTPTDALLFDEAGSAR from the coding sequence ATGGCCGGACTTGAACTGAAATCGCTGCGCAAGAACTATGGAAAGGTCGAGGTCATCAAGGGCGTCGACCTTCACATCGACCATGGCGAGTTCGTGGTGTTCGTCGGCCCCTCGGGCTGCGGAAAATCCACGCTGCTGCGCATGATTGCTGGACTCGAGGACATTTCCGCCGGCGAATTGGTGATCGGCGACCGCGTCGTCAATGATGTCGAGCCGCGCGACCGCGGCATCGCCATGGTGTTCCAGTCCTATGCGCTTTACCCGCATATGACGGTCTACGACAACGTCGGCTTCGGGTTGAAGCTGGCCAGGACGCCCAAGGATGTACGCGATCAAAAAATTCGCGACGCAGCCCGCGTGTTGCAGATGGAGCATCTGCTCGATCGCAAGCCGAGCCAGCTTTCCGGTGGCCAGCGCCAGCGCGTCGCCATCGGCCGCGCAATCGTGCGCCAGCCGGAGGTTTTTCTCTTCGACGAGCCTCTCTCCAACCTTGATGCTGCCCTGCGTGTCGACATGCGCATGGAACTGGCGCGGCTGCATCAGGACCTGGGCTCGACCATGATCTATGTCACGCACGATCAGGTGGAAGCCATGACGCTGGCCGACAAGATCGTCGTGCTCGACGCCGGGGTCGTGCAGCAGGTTGGCTCGCCGATCGAGCTTTACCAGCACCCGGCCAACCTCTTCGTTGCCGGCTTTATCGGCTCGCCCAAGATGAACCTCCTCCCCGCGACAGTTGATGCGGCGGAGGGCACCACGGTGCGTGTTTCCAGCAAAGACCTCGCGGCTTCGACGATTGCCGCACGCGGCGAGGGCCTCAAGCCGGGTGACAACGTCAAGCTCGGCGTCCGGCCGCACGCGCTCCGGCTAGCCGAAAGCGGCAGTGTGGTGGGGCAGGTGGCTCTCGTCGAGCGCTTGGGCAACGAAACTAATGTCAGCGTGACCCTGCCCAGTGGTACGACCATTATGGCCGTTTTGGATGGCGATCGGGTCTTGCGGCCGGGCCAAAGCATTGTATTGGGCTTCACTCCGACTGACGCCCTGCTATTTGACGAGGCAGGTTCAGCCCGCTGA
- a CDS encoding transketolase family protein, whose product MSAAPKKDGYFDCRDSFASAIEALAEADPRIVTVVSDSVGSSKLGGFRKKFPERMVNVGIAEQTLVAVGAGLANGGKVPFVSAASCFLTARAMEQIKADIAYSNVNVKLVGQSSGVAYGELGPTHHSIEDLAWLRLFNNLTLVVPADPWQTEQAIRAAAEIDGPVFIRVSRMPVPALDRSHAVFEFGKAETLVEGTEATIIANGTMVHRAVAAAKQLASEGISARVVNMATVNPLDQQAILDAASTGAIVTVEEHSVRGGLGGAVAELVASNDPVPMRIMGFPGFLPTGSAEWLMEHFGLTEPGIADAVRQTIARKK is encoded by the coding sequence ATGAGTGCTGCCCCTAAGAAAGACGGATACTTCGACTGCCGAGACAGCTTCGCCTCGGCGATAGAAGCTTTGGCGGAAGCTGACCCCCGCATTGTGACAGTGGTGAGCGACAGCGTGGGCTCTTCTAAGCTCGGCGGGTTTCGCAAGAAGTTTCCCGAGAGGATGGTGAACGTTGGCATCGCCGAGCAGACCTTGGTCGCGGTCGGCGCCGGCCTTGCCAACGGTGGCAAGGTGCCGTTTGTCTCGGCCGCCTCATGCTTCCTAACCGCCCGTGCGATGGAACAGATCAAAGCCGATATCGCATACTCCAACGTGAACGTAAAACTCGTCGGTCAATCCAGCGGCGTGGCTTATGGAGAACTTGGGCCAACGCATCACTCAATCGAAGACCTTGCCTGGCTACGCCTGTTCAACAATCTGACCTTGGTTGTGCCTGCGGACCCATGGCAAACAGAACAGGCCATCCGGGCGGCCGCGGAGATCGATGGACCAGTTTTCATTCGGGTCAGCAGAATGCCTGTCCCGGCACTCGACCGTTCCCACGCCGTTTTCGAGTTTGGCAAGGCAGAAACTTTGGTGGAGGGCACTGAAGCGACGATTATCGCTAATGGCACCATGGTGCACCGGGCGGTGGCTGCCGCCAAGCAACTTGCCAGCGAAGGTATCTCCGCGCGAGTTGTCAATATGGCAACAGTCAACCCGCTCGACCAGCAAGCTATCCTGGACGCCGCTAGCACGGGCGCCATAGTAACAGTCGAAGAGCACTCTGTCCGGGGCGGCCTCGGAGGAGCAGTTGCAGAATTGGTGGCCAGCAACGATCCAGTTCCAATGCGGATCATGGGCTTTCCAGGGTTTCTCCCCACAGGTTCGGCCGAGTGGTTGATGGAGCATTTTGGGCTCACCGAACCTGGGATTGCCGATGCCGTTCGTCAGACGATCGCTCGCAAGAAATGA
- a CDS encoding DUF2291 family protein produces MAKRRLRWTVILFAAAFSLSGCKVVQIAEQQAAAPAGFNGETFAQELWDPRALPYFGETAKPVGEVVPVITADLEVAGTRFGYRAGEGSPWSFVVSGSGKVVAKNTESRAGILEVAVEGMAEPVTIQIGPVIRGNAIRDALPFVSFKDFTNQLEYANAGKALTALAFEGIAEVASAISVGEMVTFTGAISVSRAGDDVLITPVSLEVAP; encoded by the coding sequence ATGGCCAAGCGGCGCCTGAGGTGGACCGTGATCCTTTTCGCTGCTGCATTTTCCCTGTCAGGCTGCAAAGTTGTGCAGATTGCCGAGCAACAAGCTGCTGCGCCTGCCGGATTCAATGGAGAGACTTTCGCGCAGGAGCTCTGGGATCCCCGGGCTTTGCCTTACTTCGGGGAGACGGCAAAGCCCGTCGGCGAAGTTGTTCCAGTCATCACTGCTGATCTCGAGGTCGCGGGAACCAGATTTGGGTACCGGGCAGGCGAAGGTTCTCCGTGGAGCTTCGTGGTTTCGGGCAGCGGAAAGGTCGTAGCCAAGAACACCGAGTCACGGGCGGGCATACTCGAGGTGGCGGTCGAAGGAATGGCGGAGCCGGTTACAATCCAGATTGGTCCAGTTATCCGCGGCAATGCCATTCGAGACGCGTTGCCGTTTGTGTCCTTCAAAGACTTCACCAATCAGCTCGAATACGCCAATGCCGGCAAAGCACTCACTGCATTGGCTTTCGAAGGTATTGCCGAAGTCGCGAGCGCGATCTCTGTGGGAGAGATGGTCACATTCACAGGGGCGATCAGTGTGAGCCGCGCAGGCGATGATGTGCTGATAACACCGGTATCTCTGGAGGTCGCACCATGA